A stretch of Elephas maximus indicus isolate mEleMax1 chromosome 20, mEleMax1 primary haplotype, whole genome shotgun sequence DNA encodes these proteins:
- the IQCF2 gene encoding IQ domain-containing protein F2: protein MGIQFCKDGNFITIVIESVEETIEWQQKKKLVKVGKNSMAARKIQAWWRGTLVRRTLLHAALSAWIIQCWWRLMLARQLERKRRAALIAYAKKEWAVVKLQSLVRMWRIHWRYCQVLNAIYVIQCHWKCHTCQTCSLLRGHCVVTTTHLQFHIEVINP, encoded by the exons ATGGGGATTCAATTTTGT AAGGACGGCAATTTCATTACAATTGTAATTGAGAGTGTAGAAGAGACAATAGAATGGCAGCAGAAGAAGAAGCTTGTCAAGGTAGGCAAAAACTCCAT GGCAGCTAGAAAGATTCAGGCCTGGTGGCGTGGCACACTGGTGCGCCGAACGCTGCTGCACGCGGCCCTCAGTGCCTGGATCATTCAGTGCTGGTGGCGGCTGATGCTGGCAAGGCAGCTGGAGAGGAAGCGGCGCGCAGCCCTGATTGCTTATGCAAAGAAAgagtgggcagtggttaagcttcaGTCTTTGGTCCGTATGTGGCGCATCCACTGGCGATACTGCCAGGTGCTCAACGCTATCTATGTCATCCAATGCCACTGGAAATGCCACACCTGCCAGACCTGCTCACTGCTCCGGGGCCACTGTGTGGTCACAACTACTCACCTGCAGTTCCACATTGAGGTCATTAATCCCTAA
- the LOC126064242 gene encoding IQ domain-containing protein F5-like codes for MTNEAATVLIQAWWRGTLVRRTLLHAALRAWIIQCWWRRMLANLLTKRRQAALENYARREWAAVRVQAWFRMWRIRAPYCRLLNAVRIIQAYWRWRNCHTRGFIQGHYELKANLLNLQLEISLGSQAYRVTQCIPLPIKE; via the coding sequence ATGACGAATGAAGCCGCAACCGTGCTGATCCAGGCCTGGTGGCGCGGCACCCTGGTGCGCCGGACTCTGCTTCACGCAGCCCTCAGGGCCTGGATCATTCAGTGCTGGTGGCGGAGGATGCTGGCaaacctgctaaccaagaggcggCAGGCAGCACTGGAGAACTACGCACGGCGAGAATGGGCAGCCGTCAGGGTGCAGGCCTGGTTCCGCATGTGGCGCATCCGCGCGCCTTATTGCCGCCTGCTCAATGCTGTCCGCATCATCCAGGCCTACTGGCGTTGGCGTAATTGCCACACCCGTGGCTTTATCCAGGGCCACTATGAACTCAAAGCAAACCTACTGAATCTTCAACTTGAAATCTCGTTGGGTTCACAGGCTTATAGGGTGACGCAATGCATACCCCTTCCAATAAAGGAATGA